A genomic segment from Lagenorhynchus albirostris chromosome X, mLagAlb1.1, whole genome shotgun sequence encodes:
- the LOC132513963 gene encoding heterogeneous nuclear ribonucleoprotein D-like, producing MFIGGIPRDTSKQALLEYLAQFGEIMDFTIKTHPVSGVPRGFGFVLFKDHGTVEKVLQVKEHKLDGKTIDLKRAKAIEFISLPRKVFVGGLNPHMSEVKIREYFGAFGVIENIELPVYKGTNKRRAFCFITYTDEKPVRRLLEARYHLTDSGWCETKIALPKEYFKSQSRGGRDVPFARLGNYWGGRSSQANPSPYGANPNAFGADPNVCGAVGGGGGRSLSTVFVPVPFSTSNEGFNFSDQMYGNFPNAYNNQPIFNTYGGDYLLGHNYGIHGCVTAFTN from the coding sequence ATGTTCATCGGCGGAATACCCCGCGATACCAGTAAGCAAGCTCTTCTTGAATACTTGGCCCAGTTTGGCGAGATAATGGACTTTACTATTAAAACCCATCCAGTCAGTGGTGTTCCCAGGGGGTTTGgatttgtgctttttaaagatCATGGCACCGTTGAAAAGGTCCTCCAAGTCAAAGAGCACAAACTGGATGGCAAAACAATCGATCTTAAAAGGGCTAAAGCCATAGAATTTATATCTCTGCCAAGAAAAGTTTTTGTCGGAGGGTTGAATCCTCATATGTCTGAAGTAAAAATCAGAGAGTATTTTGGCGCATTTGGTGTGATTGAGAATATTGAGCTTCCAGTGtataaaggaacaaacaaaagaCGAGCTTTCTGTTTTATCACATATACTGATGAAAAACCAGTGAGAAGGCTGTTAGAAGCCAGGTACCATCTGACTGACTCTGGGTGGTGTGAAACAAAAATTGCACTCCCGAAAGAATATTTCAAGTCACaaagcagaggaggaagagatgtTCCATTTGCCAGGCTAGGCAACTACTGGGGAGGAAGAAGCTCCCAGGCAAACCCAAGTCCTTACGGAGCAAACCCAAATGCTTTTGGCGCAGACCCAAATGTTTGCGGGGCAGTTGGAGGCGGCGGTGGCAGAAGCCTTTctactgtttttgtgcctgttCCCTTCTCAACCAGTAATGAAGGGTTTAATTTTTCTGATCAAATGTATGGCAATTTCCCTAATGCCTACAATAATCAGCCAATTTTTAATACCTATGGTGGAGATTATTTGCTTGGCCATAACTATGGGATCCATGGGTGTGTAACTGCATTTACTAATTAA